Proteins encoded together in one Lathyrus oleraceus cultivar Zhongwan6 chromosome 5, CAAS_Psat_ZW6_1.0, whole genome shotgun sequence window:
- the LOC127082424 gene encoding kinesin-like protein KIN-12B, whose product MLPRNPIARDTAELPSSSSPSSSAKTRPSSRKHKPSKENDPPSDHNIIVPYSPSHVKSKSPLPPRPPSSNPLKRKLALDTIAAENSLPATTDSGVKVIVRMRPLRKDKDEGYPIVQKISGDSLSINGRTFTFDSVADVEATQLDIFEHVGVPLVENCLAGFNSSVFAYGQTGSGKTYTMWGPANSLAEENVAKEQQGLTPRVFERLFARIKEEQTKHSDQQLNYQCNCSFLEIYNEQVTDLLDPSQRNLQIREDVKSGVYVENLIENQVSTMEDVTQ is encoded by the exons ATCAAGCCCTAGCAGCTCCGCCAAAACCAGACCCTCTTCTCGCAAACACAAACCCTCCAAAGAAAACGATCCTCCTTCAGATCACAACATCATCGTCCCTTACTCCCCCTCCCATGTCAAATCCAAGAGTCCGTTACCACCAAGACCTCCTTCTTCCAACCCTCTCAAACGCAAACTTGCTCTCGACACCATCGCCGCCGAAAATTCACTCCCGGCAACTACCGATTCCGGCGTTAAG GTTATTGTGAGGATGAGGCCGTTGCGGAAGGATAAGGACGAAGGATATCCTATAGTTCAGAAGATTTCTGGTGATTCGTTATCAATTAATGGTCGTACTTTCACCTTTGATTCTGTTGCTGATGTTGAAGCTACTCAG CTTGACATTTTTGAGCATGTTGGGGTTCCTTTGGTGGAGAATTGTTTGGCTGGTTTCAATAGTTCTGTCTTTGCTTATGGACAG ACGGGGAGTGGGAAAACGTATACTATGTGGGGTCCTGCCAATTCTTTGGCTGAAGAAAATGTAGCAAAAGAGCAACAAGGACTTACACCCCGTGTTTTTGAGAGACTGTTTGCGCGCATAAAGGAA GAGCAAACAAAGCATTCTGATCAACAGCTCAATTATCAGTGCAACTGCTCTTTTCTTGAG ATATACAATGAACAGGTCACAGATCTGTTGGATCCGAGTCAAAGGAACCTTCAG ATTAGAGAAGATGTCAAATCAGGTGTGTATGTTGAGAATCTTATAGAGAATCAAGTGTCTACAATGGAGGATGTTACTCAGTAA